GATTCCCTCCCACTGCGTAATGTTCAACCCCAACATACTTCAACCGGCCCCTCTTCGCAAACCATCAGCGAGCAGTGGCCAGCTTTCTCATGCCATTCGTGCTGAGCCTGTCGAAGCGCGAGTGGTCTCCCCTGGGCCAGGTTCAGGGCGAAACCGGCCTTTCCGCAGTTGCACGTTCGTGCTAATCTTCTTTGTCACTCTCAATACGGTTTCGTCTGTAGCAAACTCATGCAATTCTTGAGGAGCATCCGATGCCCATCGCTGGCAAACGCGTTCTCGTCACCGGTGCCGACGGTTTCATCGGCTCGCATCTGGCCGAAGAACTGGTCAGGCAGGGCCACCGCGTGCGCGCGTTCGTGCTCTACAACTCGTTCAACAGCTGGGGCTGGCTCGATCGCTCTCCCGATGATATCAGGCGCGAACTCGACGTGTTCGCCGGCGACATCCGCGATCCTCACGGCGTGCGGCAGGCGATGCGTGACTGCGATATCGTGTTTCACCTCGCCGCCCTGATCACCATTCCGTATTCGTATCACTCGCCCGACACATATATCGATACGAATGTGAAGGGCACCCTCAACATCGTGCAGGCCGCCCGCGAACTGGGCGTTTCGCGTGTTGTTCACACGTCGACGAGCGAGGTTTACGGCACGGCCCGGTTTGTCCCGATCACCGAAGATCATCCGCTTCAGCCCCAGTCGCCCTATTCCGCCTCGAAAATCGGCGCCGACCAGATCGCGATGTCGTTCCATCACGCGTTCGGAACGCCGGTCAGCATCATCCGCCCGTTCAACACCTACGGCCCCCGCCAGTCCGCCCGCGCCGTCATCCCGACCATCATCACGCAGATCGCCGCAGGAAAACGAAAGATCAAGCTCGGTGCCGTTTCCCCGACCCGCGATTTCAATTATATTTCCGATACCGTCCGAGGCTTCCTCGCCGTTGCGGAGTCGGCAAAAGCAGTCGGCCAGGTGATAAACATCGGAAGCAACTACGAGATTTCCATCGGTGATACGGCCCGCCTCATCGCCGACGTCATGGGCGCGTCCATCGATATCGAAACCGACGAACAGCGCCTGCGCCCCGAAAACAGCGAGGTCGAACGCCTTTGGGCCGACAACAGGAAAGCGCGAGAGATGCTCGGCTGGGAACCCTCTTTCGCCGGCCGCGAAGGCCTCCGCCGCGGCATTGCCGAAACCGTCGCCTGGCTCTCGAAGCCGGAAATTCTCACCCAGTATAAAATCGATAAATACAATATCTAACATTATTAGAATAACGATGGCAGAGAAGCGGAAAATTTGCGTCATAACAGGCTCGCGCGCAGAGTATGGCCTGCTGTCACCCGTCATGCGCGCGATACGGGAACATCCGGCCCTCGCGCTGCAAATCATCGCGACCGGCGCACATCTCAGCGCAGATCATGGCAACACCTTCCGCGCTATCGAGGAGGACGGGTTCGTCATCGACGAGCGTGTTGATCTGAAACTGGCCGGCGACGCCGGGGCTGAACGCGCCAGGGCGACGGGCAGAGGCGTTTCCGGTTTCGCGGAAGCCTTCTCCCGGCTGGTTCCCGATCTCATTCTGATCCTCGGCGATCGATACGAAATCCTCGCAGCGGCGACGGCAGCCCTGTTGATGCGTATTCCCATCGCCCACATCGCCGGCGGAGATGTCACCGAAGGCGCATTCGACGATGCGATCCGCCACTGCCTGACAAAACTTTCCCATCTCCATTTCGTGACGTCGGAGTCGGCCGCCGCGCGCGTCCGGCAGCTCGGCGAAGAACCCGACCGCATTATCGTCTCCGGAAGCACCGGCCTCGACGTCATCAGGTTGTCGCCTCTGCTGGAGCGCCAGGAGGTCGAACGCCGCCTCGACTTTTCCCTGCGCGAACGGAATCTGCTGATCACGTTCCATCCCGTCACGCTCGGCAACATATCTGACGAGCGCCAACTGGACGAACTGCTTGCCGCTCTCGACATGCTCGGCCCCGATGTCGGCCTCGTTTTCACGGCGCCAAATGCAGATCCCGGGGAATCCGCCATCCGGTCGAAGATCGGTGAATATCGTGCAACGCACGCCAACGCCTGTTTGCGCGAATCGCTCGGCCAGCTTCTGTATCTGAGCACGATGAACTGTTGCGATGCCGTCGTCGGCAACTCCTCGAGCGGCATCTACGAAGCCCCGTCTCTGAAGAAGCCGACGGTGAACATCGGCGACCGCCAGGCCGGCCGGGAGCGTGCCCCATCCGTGATAGACTGTCCTCCCGATCGCACTGCAATTGCCCAGGCCATCCAAAAGTCCTTCCACCTCGACTGCACCGGGGTGACAAGTCCCTACGGCGACGGCCACGCCACCGAACGAATCATCGCCCGCCTCTCCTCCATACCAGACTTCAAATCCCTCCTCCGCAAACATTTCATCGATCTCCCCAGTGTCTTTCATGCATGAACAGCCAATGATTCGGTCGTCTCGTCCAGTTATGGAGACGGGCTTCAAATCTGTTTATCACCGATTTCGAGGTGCTCTTATGGGTGTCTTCGCGAATTACCCCGATCATCCACGAACGGAAAAGGTTTTTCGAAATTCGCAGAGTGACACTCTTGGAGCCGGCCGAACCGATCCGTACGCGAATCCCATGGCTTGCCATGCCCGTCCAGGAAGGACGGGCACCCCGCAGATCGCCAGGATGGCGATTCTAAGGGGTTCTGGCAAAGCCATGGAGATGAGCGGGAGGCAATCGGCTCGAGCCGGCGAAAAGGTGTCACGGCGCGATTTTCGAAAAACCGAGGCACACCCCGAACGTTCGCATTCGAACGGCCTA
This portion of the Candidatus Ozemobacteraceae bacterium genome encodes:
- a CDS encoding NAD-dependent 4,6-dehydratase LegB, which encodes MPIAGKRVLVTGADGFIGSHLAEELVRQGHRVRAFVLYNSFNSWGWLDRSPDDIRRELDVFAGDIRDPHGVRQAMRDCDIVFHLAALITIPYSYHSPDTYIDTNVKGTLNIVQAARELGVSRVVHTSTSEVYGTARFVPITEDHPLQPQSPYSASKIGADQIAMSFHHAFGTPVSIIRPFNTYGPRQSARAVIPTIITQIAAGKRKIKLGAVSPTRDFNYISDTVRGFLAVAESAKAVGQVINIGSNYEISIGDTARLIADVMGASIDIETDEQRLRPENSEVERLWADNRKAREMLGWEPSFAGREGLRRGIAETVAWLSKPEILTQYKIDKYNI
- the neuC gene encoding UDP-N-acetylglucosamine 2-epimerase; the encoded protein is MAEKRKICVITGSRAEYGLLSPVMRAIREHPALALQIIATGAHLSADHGNTFRAIEEDGFVIDERVDLKLAGDAGAERARATGRGVSGFAEAFSRLVPDLILILGDRYEILAAATAALLMRIPIAHIAGGDVTEGAFDDAIRHCLTKLSHLHFVTSESAAARVRQLGEEPDRIIVSGSTGLDVIRLSPLLERQEVERRLDFSLRERNLLITFHPVTLGNISDERQLDELLAALDMLGPDVGLVFTAPNADPGESAIRSKIGEYRATHANACLRESLGQLLYLSTMNCCDAVVGNSSSGIYEAPSLKKPTVNIGDRQAGRERAPSVIDCPPDRTAIAQAIQKSFHLDCTGVTSPYGDGHATERIIARLSSIPDFKSLLRKHFIDLPSVFHA